The following proteins are co-located in the Dromiciops gliroides isolate mDroGli1 chromosome 2, mDroGli1.pri, whole genome shotgun sequence genome:
- the FAM110A gene encoding protein FAM110A, with protein MPVETLSTASSLKEAAPGAPCASSMPFRILTKGPGYFRRQGEGNIRKPSAVERLEADKAKYVKSLRVASTRQEPIKPLLLKQPLFSPGVRRAMLTPNRRSPGVGSRRAEACGARNSLNMDVLSNLINLCDSPTPLPAGPPPERKWKAGPSPGLGRVSLGDGKRMSPATEGSLSTPLRPPSIAAVRRVDVRPSAEPQIRAMPSSPASPCSNLGASPGPSPQEGPRRLTHLHRSKSDLSDRYSRATADLERFFNYCGLDPEEARGLGVEHFARASSDIVSVKFHSVSTSSSEGTRSQRSEATAEDRARERTPYGVSVIERNARVIKWLYGLRQAREAAQRGSNV; from the coding sequence ATGCCTGTGGAGACCCTGTCTACTGCGAGCAGCCTAAAGGAGGCAGCACCCGGGGCACCCTGTGCCTCCAGCATGCCCTTCCGCATCCTTACCAAGGGGCCCGGCTACTTCCGACGCCAGGGCGAAGGCAACATCCGGAAGCCGAGTGCTGTGGAGCGGCTGGAGGCCGACAAGGCCAAGTATGTGAAGAGCTTGCGGGTGGCCAGTACCCGCCAGGAGCCTATAAAGCCCCTACTCTTGAAGCAGCCCCTCTTTAGCCCTGGGGTTCGTAGAGCGATGTTGACACCCAATCGCCGTTCCCCAGGTGTGGGTAGCCGCCGGGCAGAGGCTTGTGGGGCCCGGAACTCCCTCAATATGGACGTCCTCAGCAATCTCATTAACTTGTGTGACAGCCCTACACCCCTGCCTGCTGGCCCTCCTCCAGAACGCAAGTGGAAGGCAGGGCCCTCACCTGGCCTGGGGCGGGTGTCCCTGGGGGATGGCAAGCGAATGAGCCCTGCCACCGAGGGTTCCCTTTCTACCCCTCTTCGCCCCCCTAGCATAGCGGCAGTGCGTAGGGTGGATGTCCGGCCCTCTGCGGAGCCCCAGATCCGGGCCATGCCCAGCTCACCTGCCAGCCCCTGCTCTAACCTGGGCGCCTCACCAGGCCCCAGTCCTCAAGAGGGCCCTCGACGTCTTACCCACCTGCACCGCTCCAAGTCAGACCTGAGTGACCGCTATTCCAGGGCCACGGCCGACCTCGAACGATTCTTTAACTACTGTGGCCTGGACCCAGAGGAAGCCCGTGGCCTGGGTGTGGAGCACTTTGCTAGGGCCAGCTCGGACATCGTATCGGTTAAATTCCATAGCGTCAGCACCAGCAGCTCAGAGGGTACTCGCTCCCAACGCAGTGAGGCCACCGCCGAGGACAGGGCCAGAGAGCGCACCCCTTATGGTGTCTCTGTCATTGAGCGCAATGCCCGTGTCATTAAGTGGCTGTATGGGCTGCGGCAGGCTCGTGAGGCAGCTCAGAGAGGCTCCAATGTTTAA